The window GATCCCGACGGCGATGCCCTGGCTTACCATTGGGGGCTCGTGGGCGGTCCGGTGGTTACACTGTCCAACGGGAGCGCGGCCATAACCACCTTCACGGCCCCGAACGTACCGGCTCCGGGCGCGACCATTCTCTTCGAGCTGACCGTAGCCGACACTAAAGGAGCTATCGGCAAGGATGGACTGGGCATTACCGTGCTTCCGGTTACTCCTCCTCCGCCGGCCAATGAGCCGCCGGTCGCCGTGGCCGGCGCGGATCAGGCGGTACTCGAGGGAGGCGCCGTTATCCTGGATGGTTCCTTTTCCTCGGATCCCGACGGAGACAGCCTCACATACCAGTGGCAGATCCTGGACGGTGGAGACGGAATAACGATTAACAACTCCGATACCGCCGTGGCATGGTTCACTGCACCGTCCGTTCCGGAGGGATCGCCTGCGGACGGCATCATTCTTCCCGTCTTGCTGACGGTAAGGGATCCTTTGGCAGCCAGCGGCCAGGATGGTCTCGCCGTGCGGGTGTTGCCCACCGGCAACTACGCCCTCACGCAGATGGACGGCATTTACAAAGACACACCGCCCAACGGCATGACCGCTCAGGCGGCCGGCATGAACGCGTACTTCCAGACGTATAAGGATGGAAGGGCGCTAGTGGTGATGACGCCGGACGCGAACACATTCTACGTGTTCGGCGACGATACGTATGCAGACGGTATTAACAACCAGGCGGACATGACCGGGTCCGGAGCTACCTTGACGTGGACAAACGAGTCCAACGATCAGGCCGGCGCCGTTCTCACCATTGGCGGCTCGCCGCAGAGCTACACGTTCTATAAGCACTTTGAGGCTCCGGACTCGGGCAGCACGCTCGACGGCCTGCTCAAGCAGGCGCCGCTCATCGCCGTTTACGCCCAAACCTATAGCCAGCATTCCGCGATCCTTATTTTCTCCCCGGATCTGACCACGTTCTACGCCTTTCTGGACGAAGACTGGCAGGACGGCATCGCTGTCACCAATGATCTGGGGAACCACGGTCACACCCTCGTGATGACGGAGATCGCTCCTTTTGTCTACTCCGCCCTCATTGTTCCGGGCGACGGGGGAAGTCCGACGAACTTCAACAACATCGGGACGATCGTGTCTTCTCCCACGGTGAACTACCCGTGATCGCACGGATCTGAATACCGAACCCCACAAGAGGAACAGCCCCGGCATCTTTGCCGGGGCTGTTCTTTCTTGGGGAAGCAGGCTCTGTCGATGCGCAGTTCCGCACCCCTGTACATATCCCGATTCCGGGAAGGAGGTCGTACCCCGTCGGGTGTGATTCAGGAGGGCTTCAGTGTATCGAGCAATTTCCGGGTTTCTTCGTCCGTGAGAGGTTCTATTCGGTGATAAGCGGATCGGGAACACGTGGGCACGGCAACGATCGTCTTGTCGGGCTGCCGGCGTTCCACCAGGCGGAGGGCCGTGTTCATGGTCACCCCGGATGCCAAGCCGTCATCCACCAGAATAACGGTGCGCCCTTTCAAATCGGGAGGGGCGGCGTCCGGTCCATAGACCCGAAGGCGTTCCCGAACACTGTGGAGCGCCTTTTCCGTCTGGGTTCGCACCTGGTCTTCGGTTAACCCTAACTGGCGTACCAATGGATCGTTCAACAATACCGATCCGTCCGATCCAACGGCCCCGAAGCCCGCTTCCGTATTCCATGGAATCTGTATTTTTCGAACGATGAGGAGAGAAAGCGGAAGCATCAATTCTTTTGCGATGGGAACGGCTACTGCAACGCCTCCGTTCGGGATGGCCAGAATTATGGAGTCGGAATCGATCCGGGGCTTCAGGAGTTCCGCCAGAACGTGGCCTGCGTGCGCTCGGTCCTTATATCCGGGTAAGTCCAAAACGCTTTCCTCCTCGAGGGTTCGATACGCCTCAAAGGGTGATCCCAATCCGGGGAAAGAAGTTTCCG is drawn from Deltaproteobacteria bacterium and contains these coding sequences:
- a CDS encoding phosphoribosyltransferase, whose product is MDLPGYKDRAHAGHVLAELLKPRIDSDSIILAIPNGGVAVAVPIAKELMLPLSLLIVRKIQIPWNTEAGFGAVGSDGSVLLNDPLVRQLGLTEDQVRTQTEKALHSVRERLRVYGPDAAPPDLKGRTVILVDDGLASGVTMNTALRLVERRQPDKTIVAVPTCSRSAYHRIEPLTDEETRKLLDTLKPS